In Rosa rugosa chromosome 4, drRosRugo1.1, whole genome shotgun sequence, the genomic stretch CTAATGTACCATTGAAAGAAGACAGTACATAGATTAACCCTGCAATTACTGCCCGACAAAGACAATTTATAGTAAGAATACGAGAATGGCTATATGCAGGAGCTATATCTTTATTGATCATGCAAAATAACGTCCATAAATGGAAATAGGAAGGAAAACCGACATGTTCCGAACTCTTGCTCCAAGTGAATTCCAATGAAGACAACACTGCAAAGGTTGATCACAAGGTGGATGGCTCCAGCATGCAGACATGGAAATGTGAAGAGGCGCCAAGTTTTGTGATTCTCTGTCAAAAAAGTCCGTCGAAGAGCTCCTACTTCATCAAGCCTGCAATACCACTATCACTATTTGGTTGAAACCATCACATATAACTCTCAACATGAAGTGTCGAGGTAATTAGACCAGTCTTTAGACATTGCCTGTAAAACAATTCTTTTACCAAATACCACAAACATGTTTATGCATTCTCAAACAGAGCTTTTAGGATCGTCATTCCATAACACTCTGAATTGCAACTAAGCTATGGATGAGGCCAAATGGTAAGACTACACACTCAATTCCAACTAATAGATGGATGAGGTCAAATTGTAAGACttcaaaaatcacaaagtattcTACCAAATTCAACACAGGTAACAAGGGACAATCCTAGCTACAAGTCGTAAAAACCAGTGAGAAAACTGTGAAACAATGAAGGAAATTATGCATCCGGGTAAGGCGAAAAACAAAAGCTTTTCAATCAGTTTCGGAATCGTTGTGTTTTCACAGTAAGCAAACAGAAAACCTCCAAACATCAAAGAAATTACCGAAAGATTCATCAAGTAAACCCTAAATCTGATAGCAACataattcaatcacaaaatccCCAATATAAAGGTTACAGAAACCCTAACCAGAAAATGTACATTAATTCACTATAAGAGGTTCCAGCGTTTTCTAAGCAATCAAGCAAACAGAAATTGATTGACCAAGAATTGACCAAGAAGAAAACTCGAAACCAAGCAGAAATTCAGATTCAATAGAGCAAGTAAATTAAGCTCACGTGGAAGCCGAAGGGCCGAGGAGAGGGTTTTCTCGGAGCGGCTGAAACGACAATCTCCCGAAGGCTCCGAGAGCGCAGTCGCCGTGAGACTTGCGCCAGCAGTCGTTGACCGCCATGGTCAAAGCGAAGGCCAGGACGTGGAGGATGACGAAGAGAGAGATGATCCACGTGTCGctccggcggcggcggcggcggcgagtGTAGCGGGAGGCGAAGAAGGAGAGCCTCTGTTCGCGGAGGGTTTCGGTGGCCAAGGAGGAGTCGTCGGCGGAGCACGGCGGAGGAGCGGTGATGTCGATCTGGGTGTGGAGCTTCGACGGCGGTGGCTCGGCGGCCATGGCTGGCTTTCTCTGCAACTCGGGTTTCTTGGATTTTTGTGCAGGAGAGAGGAACCCAAACCCAATTTGGGGGTATATATAGCCTCGCGGATTTTTGTGCCAGCTGTTAAACGGTTGGGGTTTTTGGCGGGAAATTTCTTTTGAGAAAACGGAAACACTTATCATGTATGCCTTTGTAGGGTGAGAATGactatgattttttatttttcatagtATCCGCGGTGAAATTTGCTTTTCTCAAGACTTACatgctgcaaaaaaaaaaaaaaaaaaaaaaattaattaaacgATAATGAGCTGGATATATAGAATAATCTTTCACAATCTCTAGGAAAAATTATAAATGCCATTGACATAGTTGATAATGAGCTTGGAGTCATCTTCAAGTCATAAGTCTAAAGCCTCTTTGTAGCAAAATCTTTGTAGAGGTACTTGAAGTCTTGGATTGAGCTCGTTATATACATAGAAGGATAAAATTAGTAGGTTATTATACTCAACGCATGCATATTAGCATTATTTAAGCAAATTCCTATATACACCAAAATCACTTTATTTTATTAGGCTCCTAAGGTTAAAGTCCAAATTTGAATTGCGCATGCTTCATGGTTCTCTATTGAATATCATGCAAAGTGGGTTAGTTGCTGGTCGTAGTCCACAATTGAAAGAAATGTGGCTTGCATGCTTCACATACACTCTATGGTTTATATGGCAGTCAAGGAACAAGGCCAAGTTCGACGGTGCAAATATTGACGTGGGGAAAGCATGTAGGCTGATTTCATCCTATGTTCTTCTAGTCATATTGCCACTAGTCACATGCATAATACCACTCATGACCTATGTATTTTGAAGAGGTTTAATGCTCCTTGTAGGCAGCTGAAGACTCCTCGCATCATTGAAGTTAATTGGCATCCTCCGTTATTTGGTTGGATCAAGATAAACACTGATGGAGCATGGAAATGTGACTTGGGAAAAGCAGGTTATGATGGCTTGTTTTAGAATTATAAAGGTGTTGTTTGTGGGTGCTTTTTGCTCCAATTTGGATATGTCTAGTTGACTAGTTCTATTGCAGCGGAAGTCATGGCGGTTATTAAAGCAATAGAATTAGCATGGATCCAAGATTGGAAGCTCATATGGTTGGAAGTGGACTCTACGCTTGTTCTCAATTTTCTACAATCTCCTCATCTTGTACAGTTGTACCTTGGCAACTTCATGTGGAATGGGATAATTGTTTGCATCGTATTTCTCAAATGCAATTTCGTTCTACTCATATATTTCGTGAAGGGAATCAAGCCACAGACGGACTAGCAAATTTTGGAATTACTTCTTCAAGTTTAGTTTGGTGGGATTTGGCTCCGCCTATCATTTATAGTTCTCGTAATCGGGACCGAATGAGTTTTCCTAATTTATGTTTCTGTTGATGTTGTCGAGAGGTTTGGTATAATTCCCCCtctctgtatttattttttatttaataaattatccTCGTTTCATCGAggttcaacaaaaaaaaaaatttgattcgAGCAATATTTTCACTAATATTCATATTGATCAAGATTGTCCTTTTTGTTATGAACAGTTAGATACTATTAATCACTTAATTTTTTCGTTGCAATTATGTTGCTCGAATTTGGAGCCTTTCTAGCATTTTACTTCCCATTCACATTCAagttctcctctctctccccatAATTTGGTGAAAAAGGATAAGACTCGTCAAAGTTTTTGCAGGAATACGGCGAAGAGTCATTTGAGTTCAAATCAGATTCTTCCTGCTTCATCTCCTCTAAAAGTTTATGTGATTCGTCTCTGTTGAGTTCCACGAACATAACCTTATAGAAGAAGACAAGACTTAGAAAGAAgcaataaaatgaaaacagcGACAATAGTATCAGTTTTGTGAGTAATTTACCTCATCAAAAAGCTCATCTGAACAAGGCACATCCTTGCTGACAGGTAAAACAAAATTGCCTGCAGAAAGATAATCCAGGATTAGAACatacagataaaaaaaaatcatacaaACACAATTGGGAAGGGAACGACCATTACCCAACAATTCATTCATTATTTCAGCGTGTACCAAAAATCCCAAATCATCAAATCTTTGCAGCAAACGAGCCTTCACCTCTTCGGGGCTTGGAAACACCACAACAGCAATctgaaaaacataaaataataaattataaCCATAGAGATTGAATCCGAATCTTAATACATACACTTGTCATGAATGTGTAGCTACCTTCTTGAACAGATTGAACTGCCTAAGTTCATTCTGACGTTCACCCTTCTTTAGATATGTGCTATCAAGAACGTAATTGCGAGGAGTGGTGGCTGCTCTGACGGTTGCTCTGGATGAAAGACTATCTAAGATATAACATGCTTTAATTAGCAGAAGTTCGAGACGATATGGGTCATCATCACTCTCCTTAACCTGCTTACGCAAGTGCCCTGGCACCTGCACATAGTTTCAATATCTGTCACGCTTTCTGTCAAGCAACAAGAATGAAATAATGAACAGAAAAGTGCACATCAAGCAATGACCACAAACCTTCATTTGGTCAAAAACCATGTTTATACCAACGAAAACATATCGCTTCTCTGGGTGGTCTTTCACCCATTTCTCTGCCCAAGTTGTTTTGCCTGAGGCAGGCAtacccaccatcatcatcacttcacaATCCTTTGGATCATCAAAAACCGGTCCCACAATCGCATTTCCATCCCCAAGAGCAGACGCCCAAGGCTTAAAACCATCTTCAGGAACAAGTCCATCTTCAACACTGAACTGCAACTCCACCTCCACATTTTTCAACAGAAGGTGAGGGAAAAAGGCAGATTCCCACTGAAAATTCTTCGAATCCACAACCGCATTGAACTTCATCGCCGTACCCAAACACTTTCCATTCttggaaaaagaaatggaagccAAGGGCTTTTCTTCAAGATTGACGGCACAAACAATAGTATCTCCAACCCCAAACTTCTCGCCATAGCACGGAGACCTAGTAGCATTTATATTCCAGAATTTTCCAGTGCTCTCGTACCCAAAGCTGTGACTTGTTTCCCCTAGGCTTCCCACCACATCATCCCCTCTAGAAATACCAACCCGGCAAAGATTCCGGTCTTCAGGGTCAGTGTCCTCCATTTGAACAGATTGGAACGACACCACTTTGCAACCGAAACAATACTTCCCACCAGTTACACCCACATTGGCTCGAGCACCGAACCAGCAATAAGCTAATCTCTGCTCGTATAGGGAAGAGCCCAAAAGCCCATTGCCTTCAATGTTGAAACCTACACAAAAAGGGAACAGTTCAAATCAGAATTCAACTCACTATGGATTATGCAATCAACTTAAAAAGCACATTTTTTTTCATTCGAAATTTTTAGAGTCATATTTAGTAGATGTATCCACTCATCCTTCACTTTCATCCTGTAATACAATCAATACAATCCCAGAGATTAAAACTACTAGATGCATAACAGTATGTGTATGCATGCATGTATTCTATTCTTCTCTAAGGGATCGACTTGATATGATCAAAAGGCACAAACAACTTACCAAAGTAAAAGCTAGCTACAAAATCATGGCCGGTGGTCACTAAATTCTCAGAAATCGTTTTCAACCTTTTATTGTATCGAGTTGTAGAGAATTAGAGTTAGGGTCTCGCGCCAATTATCAAAATATGAAGAAATTTACCTACCTAGGTCGCAATCTGCCGGATTGAGAACGACGCGTTGTTTCGAAGACGGCGGCACGTTGTCGGCCATTGGATGTCAGAAACAAGAGACTGTAAGAATTGTGTGCcgaatttctaaaaaaaaaaaaaggaattgtGTGCCGTGGGGGCTTTataaaagagttttttttttgtttggtgttAAACCGACTCTATCTTCCCTACAATTCTAAAACCGACATTGATtatttccaaaaacaaaaagggaaAAATCTATCCTCACAAGTgatctgtaatttttttttaacatggtAATATTCtcctaataaaaataaaagattataAGATCTCAATGCAATCTTTATAATCTGCATATATATAAAGAGTTATAAGGAAAGAAGTAAGATTTGATTTGAGAAAACGCCGAGGAATTAAAACGCTTCATGTCATAGTCATACTCATGATGCTTCGTAAGATTAGGATTAGGATGGGGCTGAATCAGGGGTTAGATTATCCAAAAAGAAAGATTATAAGATCCCCATGCATGTaatctttatttcaaaaaaaaaatctttataatGTGCATATACAGAGTTAGAACTCTTATAAGGAAAGAAGTAAGATTTGATATAAAAATGCCAACGAATTAAGCACCATTCCTAGATCATTATTAATTGCTTTCTTTCTAACTGAACTAGCAACTAACATAAATTGAATGAAGTTCACATGCAGTTTCATGACGAAAATGATCCAAATAGaaaccaattcaaaacaaaatagaaaagaaaccCTTGGAGCTTGCAGAGCAGTTTTGATGGAGGCCTCACTGCCTTTGTGATTTCATGAAAGACAACGTTCCCTTGCTACATTAATATCTTAACGTAAAGCATCCTGTCGTTGCAACATCTCAATAATATGGCAAGCAGTAGCCTCTCCTTCACGATCAGGATCTGATGCAAGGATAAGATGTTCTGCACTAGTCTCATAATCACTGTTGCATTAGGTCAATTGGATGTGCTTGAATATAATTTCAAATACATACCCACTTAGTGCGACGCTTATGCTCTTAATTAAGATGAGTCCAGGCAGCAGATGGAACTTCCCACACCATACTTAAATCATCATCGGGCCACACGGATGCTAACCTAGCTGCTAAGTCCCTCACATGACCATAGCTAGCTAGGCAGCACTTCAAACATATCACCAAGATAACCCCGAAGGACCTTCGCCTTTTTAACAGACACCACTTCACAACAGTTTTCCCAGTTGCGGGTACAACGTACTGCTTCGTTGTCATTTTTCCAGGAGGTTTCAATTTCCCCATTTCTTGTGATATAAGTTTCTGTGGTGAATTGGCAGGTGAGTATATAGATTTTTCCTTCTCACCATATTTCTCACCTTTCTTGTTTCGCCAGGGTTTAGTTGAAGAACTATCAGCAAGGTCTACAGGAGTCTTCACTGTGGAGGTCAGCTAAAAGACTACGGTGTTAGTTAAATTATTGCATAAAAATAAGACTTCATGCTAATACTGATCATAAACGGAAGGACACTAACCTTTGAATCCGATGCAgacttttctcctttttttggTTCCAGCCAGATTCCTTTGTTTGAGAAGTACTTTCAAAACTTTATGTCAAAGCAACTTATGCTTTAGCTAGCATTAGCAGCAGAATCTTGTTCTTTAGTCTCTTGCTTTTCGACCTCTTTTTCTCTTTAGGTTTGGAGACCTCTTTAgttaaggaaaaaaatgaatgaaGCTACAGATGAAATACAATTTTGAATATCATCatacaataaaatataaagaacACCAATATATTTAGAACAGTAACATACGAAATGTAAGAATGAAGGTACATAATTCTTGGCAAATAAAAGAGGGGTAGTGTGTGCTGGCTTGATTTACTTTCTTAATTTTCTGCTTCAGAGAACATGCTATTGATGCTCAAGTAAATAGGATTGTAAATTGAAGAATTGAGGAAAAGAAACTGATATAAGGGAAGGAGCAAAGGGGATCCATATTGAAGCATATTGATATAGGAAGGAACACAATGCAGAATTTTGAAACAAAACCCAACAACAACAAATCAATTGTGTAGGGGAGTTCAATTCATACGTCCTAAAatggtatttggacctccaacaatttttggaagtttttttttttttattaagatTGAAGATAGAAGAGCAACAATGCTCTCCATCTCCCCTttatttcaaaagaaagaaaatgaaacacataaaggggggggggggggggggggggacgtaaAGCCTTACCCCACAAAAGCAAACGGAAATCGAAGCTAACTCTAACCCCAACTAACGAAAACGAAAATTGGGAAGACCTAAATAATCTCTATTACATAACGATGAAACAAAATCTGGAGGGAAATCCCACCAAACCAAACCTGCCGAAGAAAGACCAAAATTTGCAAAAGCATCTGCAACTTGGTTTCCTTCCTTAAAAATGTGTGAGGAGTGGAAATGCATTTGAGAGATACGGTGCAAACAATTACCCCACTCAACTCGCAATTGCCAAGGCACCAACTGAGGAGATTTGAGTAAATTAAGAATCAAAGAAGAATCCACTTTGTTGACACCCAAAAATCCAGCTAACAAGCCCAATTCATGCCTTAAGGCCCAATTCATATTTCGAGGAGAATTACACCCGCAAACATCGCGCCACGCACGTGGACTCAAGCCACGTTCATGCACTTGGGGCTTACAAGaatgggtgtggtgtggaaggttacaGAAAAGTATGATGTCCATCGCGAGTTTTAGGCATGCtaataattttggacttgggaccaaAATTCAAGCCAGCAGCCCAATTCTCAACATGGGCAAGGTGAAGAAGAGAGATAGCACAATTCAAGCCCAATATCTCATTAATGGGGATAAAGCCAACCAACAAGCTAAGAAACCTAAAGCCCATTGAAACAATCCTCTCACCCAAAGCCCATTTCTTAAATTCACCACGTCCAAAATCTTGATCCCAGCAACATAACAAAATCCTAGCAGCACGCAGCAGAAATCCTGGGATTGCAGTCCCAGCAGTAGAATTCAGCAGCGGGAATCCTGGAAAGGTAACCCCAACAACAGGATTTTCTGGGATTATGATCACAGCTACACGCCAAAGACAAGGCAGCAAGCTCAATGctgcatcacacatcaactctcCTATAAATTAAGAGTTCTTACTATTGTGAAGGGGCATTCAGAAACAACCCCAAAGAAATCCATACGCAAAGTGAACCCAAGCTATTCCCTATACTCATCCCAGAAACCTATTCAGATCCAACCTACATACATATGtgcaaacccagaaacaaaaccAAGCAATTCCCCCAACATGTATCCCAAAAACCCATTTCCAATCCAAAAATTCATCAACCACAATCTGAATCCAAGCTTTCCTAGCTGCTGTAAATCTCTCATCTTCACTACAAAtcatgcttttctagctcccacgccaCATGCATCTTGCCATGCCTCTTTTGAAATGATCAATTCACTGCCGTGCATATACAAGGAACTGCCGTGAAGAACACAACAGCAACCTTCCTAGGATTCTCAGGTCCTTCGAAGTTTGCTGGGCCTAGTCTTCGCTAACTCAGACAAAGGGGCAAAGTTTTGGGTCCTTACCCATGAATATCCACTGCCGTACAACTCCGATCAAAGTGCCCCTACATTTTTGGCGACTTCACTGGGGACTAGGTTGTGTTTCCACCTTAGCTTCCATAACAGCAGCATTTTACTCTAGAAATTTTCCATGCTCACTTCAAACCAGTCATGCTTTATCACTGGCAATATGTATCAGATGCAATCAAGGAGAGCTCTCTTGATGAACATGCCAATACTCATTGAAACACAAGCTTGTTGCTTATTGTATTGACTATGAGACTTCAATCCATGAGTTTCTGTAACAGGAATCATGAAAGCTGTCAAAATCAAATTTATTCACTCATTATTCAAGCTTCAATATTGAGTGAACAAATTAAGAGTCCTATTACTCAATCTATAAAAGCTATCTCACCTTGAGGCttcaacaaaaccaaacaagCCACCACAAATAACCTCATCACCAGTTGATGCATTTCTTCTAGATCTGGTAAGGTCTGAACCTTCTGCCTGGAAATTAGACCATAATTCCAGCAGCTAACCTCTTCCTTGTTGAACATATGTCACGCTGAATCTTGACTACCACTGCTGGGAGCAATATATAAACATCCTGCAAGCATCACAACCATCAGTGCCACAAAACTACCTTACCTTTGTTTAGCCATTTTCAGGCATTTCAAGCCTATTTACCAAATTTTTCATAAACCTTCCCaacaacatgaaaaaaaaagggctaaatacaaattactaccctgtggtttaggtccaaaatcaattcagtccctgaacttccaatttcatcaaaaacacccctgcactttcaattttgatctaataggtccaatttgttagttttccgacaattgagttatttaacttgttaatgtggctcatatatggcctatgttttatgatgtggtgtcgaggtggtctgcatagtcaatttaggagtgagtcatactattaaaaataaatagtttttcaacaaataatccaactataacttgaatccataacagaatattaatgaattggacctattagatcaaaattgaaagtgcaggggtgtttttgatgaaattagaagtccagggactgaattgattttggacctaaaccacagggtactaactagtatttagcccaaaaaaaaatatatcagtCCTTATTTGTGTCAATACCATCAACTCAGTATACTCAAACTCAAAGTTATCCTTTTTCTTTCAAGCATCATGCAAGAATACTTGGGGGCTTTGCTTAATGAATTTCAAAAACATGCTGTGATTTAACCATGGCTCCCTCCATTTCATAGCAGtgctctaaaaaaaaaaatcatgctctTATTCCATGGTAGGATGATAATTTTCTTGAAACTATCCATGCTTTTGTTGTCATAACACCGCCAGATACAGTCAAGCAAAACAGCAGCAAAAGGTCAAAGTGATGCAAACAAGCTTAGTAAGAAGAGACTTTATTTTGTTCTTCACTTTTGAAAAAACCCAGATTCAATTTCATGCTTACTTACTCTTTTGTGAACCTCTGATTTTACATCAGAAAATGATATCAGTGAAagtaagttttgtttttttcctcAAAAGGCCAAATCTAGCtattgaaaattaaagaaatcacattTTTTCCCTCTTCCTCTCATACTCTGACACTACCTCTTTCCTGAAAATATTTATCTTTTATCTCAAATCATCATGTCCTTACAAGGTTGAACCGTTTACCTGAGGACTAGGCTATGATTCCAGCAGCTAGCTTCCCCCTTGTTGCAACATATATTAAGCTAATCTCTGTTCTTGATCTTTACAATCACTACTGGGAGCAGTTTATTAACGCCCCTGCAAGCATTACAACCATTAAAGCTACATGCATAACAATCTTACTATTGTTTAGCCACTTCTTGAGCATTTAAAGCCTATTTGAAAATACCCTTTCACTGAACCTTACCAGGAAGCATAAAAGATAACCTCTTCATTGTTGATGCTTATACCAGGCAATAATGATATTCTAGATATCTTATACCTATATCAATCTATATGTCTAGCTAACATAAATGTGAAGCTACAATTCTAGAGAGAAATACTCTTACAAAAGCAACATGCATATGTTTTCTAATCTAAAACCCAAGCACACAGCAGTGGTCATAAGCACAAGCCCCTCACACTTCTCAAGCGATATTCATTGTCGGAGAACACGCAAGCAAAAGTTAAATCTTATACTTTTAATCAGGCTACTGCACTTGGGGGCTGATGAGTTGGTTCATGTTGATTACCTTAATAGCAGCTCATCCATCCTAAACTTTTTAGCCTCATATTCATGCATCAAGCTGATCCATCTGAAAGCAAAGAATATTCAAATCAGGCAAAATCATTCCCTTTACATACCATAACCAGCACCAAATTACATTGATATCCAAATCTTGACAACACCACAAACAAATCCACTCTCCACAATCAGTCATACCATTTCAATTCATTGCATAGCTCAAGAGTACTGATTTAAACCAGAATCAATACATCACGCATAGGCACTCTTATAATCAGGCTTTTACCATTTGCATCACTCAAGAGCACATTTCCAGATCCATACGCCAAACCAACCAGCAACAAGCAAGTTGAACAAAAGAAGAACTACTATATTATTGACGGATCTCATGCATATTCGTATCAGGCACACACATTCAAAATttacaattttattttgaaaataaaGTCTTTCAAGCATGCAGAAGAAGTGAAAAGAAACTTCAATCGCAACATTCATTATATTCAAAAAAAGAATTCATGCATGAAGACAGGAGCAACCAAGCAAAATGGATTGAGCATCATGCAACTCAAGCAATGTCCCAAGCAATTTAAGTTGTTCAAGGTGCTCAAATGTCCTGACAActtcaagagaaaaagaaatttcattGCTGGAACAAAGCCAAGACTGTAACGTTGCTTATTCATGATCAAGTTGCTAGTAAATCATGCAAGTCACCACTCACCGCCATGCTAAAAGGAgctcgaaagaaaaaaaaaacaagccaTTATGCCCAAAATAACTCAAATATTCTAAGCTGTTCTAGCGCCAATATTACGGTATTCACTACCTTGCAGGCCTGAAGCTCTGAGATCAACAACTCAACCCATTTTACTGCTGGGAATAAAGATGACGTCCAAATACATCCAAAAAGAAACTGAACTTTAAGCATGCTAATCCTATCTGACCACAGAAGAAAAACAATTCAATTCAAAGAATTTGAGCAAGCAAGGTATCATTCAAACTCAAAGATCAACAAGCACTtattcaagattcaagattccatGTGCTACTAATTTCAGACGATCAAGCATACATGCATACTCTCAAAACCAAACACTGAACCATCTTCCCTTCAGTATCCTAATCCACCTCCTTTACTAAATTCTATCCATTATCAAAATCAAGCATCTAGTGTCCTTCCCCTACATTTTTGTTTAGATGAAGAAAGTAAACACTTCTAACTATTTTTCATTACACGTTGTCTTTTTGTCCTCTAAGCCAAAACAGCTCACCATCATAATCAACCAAGCATACATACATGTCATTAAAGCTTGTACTAAAGCAATTCCAGCAGAAGTTCATGCAGCAGCTGCATTTCCTACTAAATCCTAATTCAACAATTTCAAGCCATGCCAAGCCGATGATTAGTCGACAAGTAATTAATCGACATAAGAGTATAGCCAAAACATGCTAGCTATATCAAATTAGACCTGAGCTTAAATCTCTATTATATAACTCAAGCATGAATCACGACCTGCAAGCAAACATGACAGCCTTTATGCATGCATATTTGTGGTATTGTGTCACTGCCGTGCTACGTGCAAAAGATTGGTTTTGCTCG encodes the following:
- the LOC133742809 gene encoding uncharacterized protein LOC133742809, which gives rise to MADNVPPSSKQRVVLNPADCDLGFNIEGNGLLGSSLYEQRLAYCWFGARANVGVTGGKYCFGCKVVSFQSVQMEDTDPEDRNLCRVGISRGDDVVGSLGETSHSFGYESTGKFWNINATRSPCYGEKFGVGDTIVCAVNLEEKPLASISFSKNGKCLGTAMKFNAVVDSKNFQWESAFFPHLLLKNVEVELQFSVEDGLVPEDGFKPWASALGDGNAIVGPVFDDPKDCEVMMMVGMPASGKTTWAEKWVKDHPEKRYVFVGINMVFDQMKVPGHLRKQVKESDDDPYRLELLLIKACYILDSLSSRATVRAATTPRNYVLDSTYLKKGERQNELRQFNLFKKIAVVVFPSPEEVKARLLQRFDDLGFLVHAEIMNELLGNFVLPVSKDVPCSDELFDEVMFVELNRDESHKLLEEMKQEESDLNSNDSSPYSCKNFDESYPFSPNYGEREENLNVNGK